One Scyliorhinus canicula chromosome 9, sScyCan1.1, whole genome shotgun sequence DNA segment encodes these proteins:
- the LOC119971468 gene encoding natural cytotoxicity triggering receptor 3 ligand 1-like isoform X1, translating to MSIRVTAQYMALLGLIWSAAKITSNKVEQFPKLLTVARGDNVSMFCTFSIYEDAPEVSWWKRGAESWLEPDNRKRFSPKKGRSTLEILNASITDSGMYYCKVKHQQVNIGDGSGSQLTVFVPPTPLKMVQIEANSATSLKFECKTAAFYPEYFRISWQRDGVEILTGIETVKNETAEGLFEVSSSLKEARPEPNGVVYTCLVSHISLKVPASVSYTVTQGAGTNLPLIIGCAGGILAILLLIIVLTRLKFKASADNNRNSVEAAQREEPVTQGPSEQIAAYASLNFREDRGPSKPRHEKEPTIYSQTKHGTDNSLSLCYATVQTSSRNNGNPRQREERTVYSQTKQRGGDNKLTYAALQLADYSKPSKAQQDKGTVYAGVKVTKNERS from the exons ATGTCGATCAGAGTTACAGCTCAGTATATGGCTCTTCTGGGCCTGATTTGGTCAG CCGCCAAAATAACTTCGAACAAAGTGGAACAGTTCCCTAAACTCCTGACGGTAGCCAGGGGTGACAATGTTTCCATGTTTTGCACGTTTTCCATATATGAAGATGCTCCTGAAGTTTCTTGGTGGAAACGCGGCGCTGAATCTTGGCTGGAACCAGACAACAGGAAGAGATTTAGTCCAAAGAAGGGACGGAGTACATTAGAAATTCTAAATGCGAGTATTACAGACTCCGGAATGTATTACTGTAAAGTCAAACATCAACAGGTCAATATTGGGGATGGAAGCGGCTCCCAGCTCACTGTGTTTG TTCCCCCAACTCCCCTGAAAATGGTTCAGATTGAAGCGAATTCAGCGACTTCTCTGAAGTTCGAATGCAAAACGGCTGCCTTTTACCCGGAATATTTCAGAATCTCCTGGCAAAGAGATGGTGTGGAAATTCTGACCGGAATAGAAACTGTGAAAAACGAGACGGCGGAGGGTCTTTTTGAGGtctccagctctttgaaagaagcAAGGCCTGAACCGAATGGAGTAGTTTATACCTGTCTGGTATCTCATATCTCCCTTAAGGTGCCAGCCAGTGTCAGCTACACCGTCACTCAAG GGGCTGGTACCAATCTTCCACTCATTATTGGATGTGCAGGTGGCATATTGGCTATTTTACTGTTGATAATTGTTTTGACAAGACTCAAATTTAAAGCATCAGCTG ATAATAATAGAAATTCTGTGGAAGCAGCTCAGAGAGAGGAACCG GTTACACAAGGACCTAGTGAGCAAATTGCCGCCTACGCCAGCCTAAACTTTAGAGAAGACAGAGGACCCTCCAAACCGAGACACGAGAAAGAGCCCACCATCTATTCCCAG ACAAAACACGGAACCGACAACAGCCTGTCTCTGTGCTACGCCACTGTCCAAACTAGCAGCAGGAATAATGGGAACCCCAGGCAGAGGGAGGAGAGGACGGTATATTCCCAG ACTAAACAAAGGGGCGGAGATAACAAGCTGACTTACGCCGCCTTGCAGCTTGCTGATTACAGTAAACCATCCAAAGCTCAACAAGACAAAGGCACAGTGTATGCAGGAGTGAAGGTGACAAAGAATGAAAGAAGCTGA
- the LOC119971468 gene encoding natural cytotoxicity triggering receptor 3 ligand 1-like isoform X2, producing the protein MSIRVTAQYMALLGLIWSAAKITSNKVEQFPKLLTVARGDNVSMFCTFSIYEDAPEVSWWKRGAESWLEPDNRKRFSPKKGRSTLEILNASITDSGMYYCKVKHQQVNIGDGSGSQLTVFVPPTPLKMVQIEANSATSLKFECKTAAFYPEYFRISWQRDGVEILTGIETVKNETAEGLFEVSSSLKEARPEPNGVVYTCLVSHISLKVPASVSYTVTQDNNRNSVEAAQREEPVTQGPSEQIAAYASLNFREDRGPSKPRHEKEPTIYSQTKHGTDNSLSLCYATVQTSSRNNGNPRQREERTVYSQTKQRGGDNKLTYAALQLADYSKPSKAQQDKGTVYAGVKVTKNERS; encoded by the exons ATGTCGATCAGAGTTACAGCTCAGTATATGGCTCTTCTGGGCCTGATTTGGTCAG CCGCCAAAATAACTTCGAACAAAGTGGAACAGTTCCCTAAACTCCTGACGGTAGCCAGGGGTGACAATGTTTCCATGTTTTGCACGTTTTCCATATATGAAGATGCTCCTGAAGTTTCTTGGTGGAAACGCGGCGCTGAATCTTGGCTGGAACCAGACAACAGGAAGAGATTTAGTCCAAAGAAGGGACGGAGTACATTAGAAATTCTAAATGCGAGTATTACAGACTCCGGAATGTATTACTGTAAAGTCAAACATCAACAGGTCAATATTGGGGATGGAAGCGGCTCCCAGCTCACTGTGTTTG TTCCCCCAACTCCCCTGAAAATGGTTCAGATTGAAGCGAATTCAGCGACTTCTCTGAAGTTCGAATGCAAAACGGCTGCCTTTTACCCGGAATATTTCAGAATCTCCTGGCAAAGAGATGGTGTGGAAATTCTGACCGGAATAGAAACTGTGAAAAACGAGACGGCGGAGGGTCTTTTTGAGGtctccagctctttgaaagaagcAAGGCCTGAACCGAATGGAGTAGTTTATACCTGTCTGGTATCTCATATCTCCCTTAAGGTGCCAGCCAGTGTCAGCTACACCGTCACTCAAG ATAATAATAGAAATTCTGTGGAAGCAGCTCAGAGAGAGGAACCG GTTACACAAGGACCTAGTGAGCAAATTGCCGCCTACGCCAGCCTAAACTTTAGAGAAGACAGAGGACCCTCCAAACCGAGACACGAGAAAGAGCCCACCATCTATTCCCAG ACAAAACACGGAACCGACAACAGCCTGTCTCTGTGCTACGCCACTGTCCAAACTAGCAGCAGGAATAATGGGAACCCCAGGCAGAGGGAGGAGAGGACGGTATATTCCCAG ACTAAACAAAGGGGCGGAGATAACAAGCTGACTTACGCCGCCTTGCAGCTTGCTGATTACAGTAAACCATCCAAAGCTCAACAAGACAAAGGCACAGTGTATGCAGGAGTGAAGGTGACAAAGAATGAAAGAAGCTGA